The following are from one region of the Salvia splendens isolate huo1 chromosome 2, SspV2, whole genome shotgun sequence genome:
- the LOC121759727 gene encoding (3S,6E)-nerolidol synthase 1-like, with the protein MEAIYQTFDFSPLTKEDSSLLKHAAKLDQVREMLMETEQDSLQSLELVDTIQRLGLCHHFKDEIESILHQQYLAHTSNDSLLEASLRFRLLRQHGCRVIADDFFGHFLRSGELRLEDGLVGGVTRGLVAMHEASHLNTGGEEILREAAEVSSLWLNANRAVICLDDELERVVNFGLSFPQHKIVAGFTAKSYLQFVGDDNHVLRELAEFEFAYTESLHKHEILRVVEWWKRLGLREELKSSRNQPLKWHVWSMAILRNPMLSKHRIMLTKPISLVYVVDDIFDLYGTVDELTLFTHAVKRWDVCDELPSYMKTCLNAIYETTGEISSFVYREHGWNPSHFLKREWGSLMDAFLVEGKWLRNGEVVKAEEYLKNGVISSGVPMVLSHLFLLMGNPLSHQTQTLLTDPNGLTHSVAKLLRLLDDLGSAKDEEQIGFDGSYIEFYMKEGKAKSREEAREEVMNMVSETWENINKHGFSSTSSFSAGFRRACLNAARMVPTMYTYDEDHHLPLLRHHLQTMFADPAFAKALLS; encoded by the exons ATGGAAGCCATCTACCAAACATTTGATTTTTCGCCTCTGACCAAAGAG GACTCGTCGTTGCTCAAACACGCAGCAAAATTGGATCAAGTAAGAGAAATGCTGATGGAAACAGAGCAAGATTCTCTGCAAAGCCTAGAGCTCGTCGACACAATCCAACGCCTCGGCCTCTGCCACCACTTCAAAGACGAGATTGAATCCATTCTCCATCAACAATACTTGGCCCACACCTCCAATGACAGCCTTCTAGAGGCTTCCCTCCGCTTCCGTCTGCTCAGGCAGCACGGATGCCGAGTCATTGCAG atGACTTTTTCGGACATTTTCTGCGGAGTGGGGAGCTGAGGCTGGAAGATGGTCTGGTTGGAGGAGTGACGAGGGGTTTGGTGGCGATGCACGAGGCGTCTCATTTGAACACGGGAGGGGAGGAGATTCTGCGCGAGGCTGCGGAGGTTAGCTCGTTGTGGCTGAATGCGAACAGGGCAGTAATCTGCCTCGACGACGAACTGGAGAGAGTGGTGAATTTTGGATTGAGTTTTCCACAGCACAAGATTGTGGCTGGTTTCACCGCCAAGAGCTATCTTCAGTTTGTGGGTGACGATAATCATGTCCTTAGAGAGCTTGCGGAGTTCGAATTCGCATACACCGAGTCCCTCCACAAACACGAAATCCTTCGAGTTGTAGA GTGGTGGAAGAGGCTGGGGCTGAGAGAGGAGCTTAAGTCGTCGAGGAATCAGCCGTTGAAATGGCATGTGTGGTCGATGGCGATCCTAAGGAATCCAATGTTGTCGAAACATAGAATCATGCTAACGAAGCCGATATCTCTTGTCTACGTCGTGGACGATATATTTGATCTTTATGGCACTGTTGACGAGCTCACTCTCTTCACCCACGCAGTTAAAAG ATGGGATGTTTGTGATGAATTACCAAGTTATATGAAAACATGCTTGAATGCCATTTACGAGACAACGGGCGAAATCAGCAGCTTCGTCTATCGAGAGCATGGATGGAATCCTAGCCATTTTCTCAAAAGAGAG TGGGGAAGCTTGATGGATGCATTTCTTGTGGAGGGAAAATGGCTTAGAAATGGTGAAGTGGTGAAGGCTGAGGAATATCTCAAGAATGGAGTGATAAGCTCAGGAGTACCCATGGTGCTATCTCATCTCTTCTTACTAATGGGAAACCCTCTCTCtcaccaaactcaaactcttCTTACTGATCCCAATGGACTCACACATTCCGTCGCCAAACTCCTCAGGCTTCTCGACGACTTGGGCTCCGCCAAG GACGAGGAGCAAATAGGGTTCGACGGATCCTACATAGAATTCTATATGAAAgaagggaaagcaaaatcgAGGGAAGAGGCGCGAGAGGAGGTGATGAACATGGTTTCGGAGACGTGGGAAAACATAAACAAGCATGGCTTCTCTTCAACGAGTTCGTTTTCTGCGGGTTTTAGAAGGGCTTGTCTCAACGCAGCGCGTATGGTTCCGACCATGTATACCTATGACGAAGAtcatcatcttcctcttcttcgaCATCATCTTCAGACAATGTTTGCCGATCCCGCCTTTGCTAAAGCACTCCTATCTTAA
- the LOC121768571 gene encoding WAT1-related protein At3g30340-like yields the protein MWKDVCAMVSVELSLSVVNILLKKAMNGGLGHVIIVLYRQSVATVFLIPFAFFRERSSWTKLTASMICQIFLCALLGLTLTQYLFLVGLDYTSATFTCAFINIVPVVTFLLALPLRMERVDIKRSSGKAKVAGTVVCVLGALLLSLYKGEPIIINPQHGVVGDPRVVRAKKFGLGAAFLGVGSVAWSSWFLMQSRIGQYFPHRYSSTLIMSSFSSFQSALLCLITERDFSKWIVRGGLDTLTVLFSGIVGSGLCYVVMSWCVKRRGPVFTAAFSPLIQVFAAVLDVLVLREEIYLGSVLGSIVVVVGMYVLLWGKSKDVREALPKTVDEPHHQEIAN from the exons atgtgGAAGGATGTGTGTGCGATGGTGAGCGTGGAGCTGAGCTTGTCTGTCGTCAACATACTGCTCAAGAAGGCCATGAACGGAGGCCTGGGCCACGTCATCATCGTCCTGTACCGGCAATCCGTCGCCACCGTCTTCTTGATCCCCTTCGCCTTCTTCCGTGAAAG GAGTAGCTGGACCAAGCTGACTGCGAGTATGATTTGTCAAATATTTCTCTGCGCTTTGTTAGG GTTGACACTCACTCAATATCTCTTCTTGGTGGGGCTAGATTACACATCAGCAACATTCACTTGTGCTTTCATAAACATAGTTCCAGTTGTCACATTTCTACTTGCATTGCCACTCAG GATGGAGAGGGTCGACATAAAGAGGAGCAGTGGCAAGGCTAAGGTGGCGGGCACGGTGGTCTGCGTCCTGGGAGCATTGTTGCTCTCGCTCTACAAGGGCGAGCCAATCATCATCAACCCCCAACACGGTGTGGTGGGCGATCCCCGGGTTGTTAGGGCAAAGAAGTTCGGCCTGGGTGCAGCATTTCTTGGTGTGGGAAGTGTGGCTTGGTCGTCGTGGTTCCTTATGCAGTCGAGGATCGGGCAGTACTTCCCGCATCGTTACTCGAGCACGTTGATCATGTCATCGTTCAGCTCGTTCCAGTCCGCGTTGCTGTGCTTGATCACGGAGAGGGATTTTTCCAAGTGGATTGTTCGAGGGGGGCTAGACACTCTTACTGTTTTGTTTAGT GGAATTGTGGGATCAGGGCTATGTTATGTGGTGATGTCTTGGTGTGTGAAGCGGCGTGGCCCGGTTTTTACCGCCGCGTTTAGCCCTTTGATTCAGGTTTTCGCGGCCGTTTTGGATGTTTTGGTGCTGCGTGAAGAGATTTACCTTGGGAG CGTTTTGGGATCGATTGTGGTAGTCGTGGGAATGTATGTTCTGCTGTGGGGGAAAAGCAAAGATGTTCGAGAAGCTCTTCCTAAAACAGTAGATGAACCACATCACCAAGAAATTGCCAATTAG